A window from Bordetella petrii encodes these proteins:
- a CDS encoding 2-hydroxyacid dehydrogenase — translation MQLVIKSGGPQALPEWREYFREFAPELRVSGRHEALADPGQVGYALVWEPDPGWLASLPNLKLIISSGAGVDHILADPQRPAHVPIARLVTQETAGEMSEFVLAAALAITKEFKRFANDQAICRWDTPEVPRMMRDMRVGVMGLGYLGSATAALLARTGFPTAGWSRAPAPLAGVETYAGPQQLPAFLARTDILVCLLPGTEATRGILGAETLAQLPRGAALISVGRGSHMVAPDLLAALDSGQLSQAVLDVFETEPLPADSPLWRHPGVTITPHCAATPTRCERARYVADLIRRCEAGEPLPNLYDPAKGY, via the coding sequence ATGCAGTTGGTCATCAAATCAGGCGGGCCGCAGGCCCTGCCCGAATGGCGCGAGTATTTCCGCGAGTTCGCGCCCGAACTGCGCGTCAGCGGCCGCCACGAAGCCCTGGCCGACCCCGGGCAGGTGGGTTACGCCCTGGTGTGGGAGCCCGACCCCGGCTGGCTGGCGTCGCTGCCCAACCTGAAGCTGATCATCAGTTCGGGCGCCGGTGTCGATCACATCCTGGCCGATCCGCAGCGGCCGGCCCACGTGCCGATCGCGCGGCTGGTCACCCAGGAAACCGCCGGCGAGATGAGCGAATTCGTGCTGGCGGCCGCCCTGGCCATTACCAAGGAATTCAAGCGCTTCGCCAACGACCAGGCCATCTGCCGCTGGGATACTCCCGAAGTGCCGCGCATGATGCGTGACATGCGGGTCGGGGTCATGGGGCTGGGCTACCTGGGCTCGGCCACCGCCGCGCTGCTGGCGCGCACCGGGTTTCCCACCGCCGGCTGGTCGCGCGCGCCGGCTCCGCTGGCGGGCGTGGAAACCTATGCCGGGCCGCAACAGCTGCCCGCTTTCCTGGCGCGCACCGACATCCTGGTCTGCCTGCTGCCCGGCACCGAAGCCACGCGCGGCATCCTGGGCGCCGAGACCCTGGCGCAGCTGCCGCGCGGCGCGGCGCTGATCAGCGTGGGGCGCGGCTCGCACATGGTGGCGCCCGACCTGCTGGCGGCGCTGGACAGCGGCCAGCTGTCGCAGGCGGTGCTGGACGTGTTCGAAACCGAGCCCCTGCCGGCCGATTCGCCGCTGTGGCGGCATCCGGGCGTGACGATCACGCCGCATTGCGCCGCCACGCCCACCCGCTGCGAGCGCGCCCGCTACGTGGCCGACCTGATCCGCCGCTGCGAGGCCGGCGAGCCGCTGCCGAACCTGTACGATCCGGCCAAGGGTTACTAG
- a CDS encoding LysR family transcriptional regulator: protein MLDDLALFVAIVDDGSLQAAARRLGLPAATLTRRLQKLEARLGCQLLLRSARSLKPTPEGQLYYEQCRPLLVALQQTTATLDSDLNQIQGTLRVLAPVSLARSVLAPAWMSFLAAWPDIRLELILDNRNEDLWRHGADLAVRVGPQHDPKLRQRRLGGIGLDVVAAPSYLAAHGEPRHPRELEQHALLVSEPLSTWYFMAPDGSERVELQPQGRCRVNELGLMVAMAEAGLGIMYCPHTLTGDALASGRLRRVLPGWRTPQRTLYAVWPQQQLPRKVRALLEHLSDFARETPLLQSDDAAAAQHARQP from the coding sequence ATGCTCGATGATCTGGCTTTGTTCGTCGCCATTGTGGACGACGGCAGCCTGCAGGCGGCGGCGCGCCGCCTGGGCCTGCCCGCCGCTACGCTGACCCGCCGGCTGCAGAAACTGGAAGCCCGGCTGGGCTGCCAGCTGCTGCTGCGCAGCGCCCGCAGCCTCAAGCCCACCCCGGAAGGCCAGCTGTACTACGAGCAGTGCCGGCCGCTGCTGGTCGCGCTGCAGCAAACCACCGCCACGCTCGACAGCGACCTGAACCAGATCCAGGGCACGCTGCGGGTGCTAGCCCCGGTCAGCCTGGCGCGCAGCGTGCTGGCGCCAGCCTGGATGTCGTTCCTGGCGGCGTGGCCCGACATCCGCCTGGAACTGATCCTGGACAACCGCAACGAAGACCTGTGGCGGCACGGCGCCGACCTGGCCGTGCGCGTCGGCCCCCAGCACGATCCCAAGCTGCGCCAGCGCCGCCTGGGCGGCATCGGGCTGGACGTCGTGGCCGCCCCCTCATATCTGGCCGCGCATGGCGAGCCGCGGCACCCGCGCGAACTCGAACAGCACGCGCTGCTGGTCAGCGAACCCCTGTCCACCTGGTATTTCATGGCGCCGGACGGCAGCGAACGCGTCGAACTGCAGCCGCAGGGCCGTTGCCGCGTCAATGAACTGGGCTTGATGGTGGCCATGGCCGAAGCCGGCCTGGGCATCATGTATTGTCCGCACACACTTACCGGAGACGCGCTGGCCAGCGGCCGCCTGCGGCGCGTGCTGCCCGGCTGGCGCACGCCGCAGCGCACGCTGTATGCCGTCTGGCCGCAACAGCAATTACCGCGCAAGGTGCGCGCGCTGCTCGAGCACCTGTCGGACTTCGCCCGGGAAACGCCGCTGCTGCAAAGCGACGACGCGGCCGCCGCGCAGCACGCGCGGCAACCCTAG
- a CDS encoding DUF2798 domain-containing protein, whose amino-acid sequence MSYATRLRFIFALLMSCLMSMLMTGWVSWMNLGLGPHFAAQWARAFAAAWPAAFAIVLAMGPAVQRASQRLVAPRPGEAAAGPR is encoded by the coding sequence ATGTCTTATGCCACTCGCCTGCGTTTCATTTTTGCCCTGCTGATGTCCTGCCTGATGTCGATGTTGATGACGGGCTGGGTGTCCTGGATGAATCTGGGCCTGGGCCCGCACTTTGCCGCGCAATGGGCGCGCGCCTTCGCCGCCGCCTGGCCGGCGGCTTTTGCGATTGTGCTGGCGATGGGGCCGGCGGTGCAGCGCGCCAGCCAGCGGCTGGTGGCGCCGCGGCCCGGCGAGGCCGCGGCGGGGCCGCGCTAG
- a CDS encoding TRAP transporter large permease: MTESLLALGAMLALVFLRVPVAFAMALVGFIGLGLLRNWHSAYAMAGSVIYESGFQYLLSVLPLFILMGNFVTQSRMSRELYAAAHAVLGHRRGGLAMSTIVACGGFGAICGSSLATAATMAKVAYPEMRRIGYSEKLAAGSIAAGGTLGILIPPSIIMVVYCLLTEQSIGKMFAAGVLPGLLAIACYMGAVAWVVRRDPAAGPKGERSTWPQIRQALGQVWGVLALIAMLMGGIYAGVFTPAEAAGIGAFLGFVFACCRRTMNWRTFVEVVVESAKTTGMIFLVMIGALMLANFINFTSLPGDLLELVEHYHLSPLTVIFAICGIYIVLGCVLESMSMILLTVPVFYPLVQSLGFDLIWFGIIVVVVTEISFITPPFGMNVFVLRGLLPDVSTQTIFRGVMPFVVSDIGRLTLLILFPAISLYLPQFVS; this comes from the coding sequence ATGACCGAATCCCTGCTTGCCCTGGGCGCCATGCTGGCGCTGGTGTTCCTGCGCGTGCCCGTGGCGTTCGCCATGGCGCTGGTGGGGTTCATCGGCCTGGGCCTGCTGCGCAACTGGCATTCCGCCTATGCCATGGCGGGTTCGGTCATCTATGAAAGCGGATTCCAGTATCTGCTGTCGGTACTGCCGCTGTTCATTCTGATGGGCAATTTCGTGACCCAGTCGCGCATGTCGCGCGAGCTCTATGCGGCGGCGCATGCCGTGCTGGGGCACCGCCGAGGGGGGCTGGCCATGTCCACCATCGTTGCCTGCGGCGGCTTCGGCGCGATCTGCGGCTCCAGCCTGGCCACCGCCGCCACCATGGCCAAGGTGGCCTATCCGGAAATGCGCCGCATCGGCTATAGCGAAAAACTGGCCGCCGGCTCGATCGCCGCGGGCGGCACGCTGGGCATCCTGATCCCGCCGTCCATCATCATGGTGGTGTACTGCCTGCTGACCGAACAGAGCATCGGCAAGATGTTCGCCGCCGGCGTGCTGCCCGGCCTGCTGGCCATTGCCTGCTACATGGGCGCCGTGGCCTGGGTGGTGCGCCGCGACCCGGCCGCGGGCCCGAAGGGCGAACGCAGCACCTGGCCGCAGATCCGCCAGGCGCTGGGGCAGGTGTGGGGGGTGCTGGCGCTGATCGCCATGCTGATGGGCGGCATTTATGCGGGCGTATTCACGCCCGCGGAAGCGGCCGGCATCGGCGCCTTCCTGGGCTTCGTCTTCGCGTGCTGCCGCCGCACCATGAACTGGCGCACCTTCGTCGAAGTGGTGGTGGAATCGGCCAAGACCACCGGCATGATATTCCTGGTGATGATCGGCGCGCTGATGCTGGCCAACTTCATCAATTTCACCTCGCTGCCCGGCGACCTGCTCGAACTGGTGGAACACTACCACCTGAGCCCGCTGACCGTGATCTTCGCCATTTGCGGCATCTACATCGTGCTGGGGTGCGTGCTGGAAAGCATGTCGATGATCCTGCTGACCGTACCGGTGTTCTACCCGCTGGTGCAGAGCCTGGGATTCGACCTGATCTGGTTCGGCATCATCGTGGTCGTGGTGACCGAGATCAGCTTCATCACCCCGCCGTTCGGCATGAACGTATTCGTGCTGCGCGGCCTGCTGCCCGATGTCAGCACGCAGACCATATTCCGCGGGGTGATGCCGTTCGTGGTCAGCGATATCGGGCGCCTGACACTGCTGATCCTGTTCCCGGCCATATCGCTGTACCTGCCGCAGTTCGTCAGCTAG
- a CDS encoding TRAP transporter small permease, producing MKYLNCAIVAALKAIAVTSLCGMSLLTVVDAAGRYLLNRPIIGSVELVELMMIAVIFSSIPLMTRARGHITVDGFSHLFSARAIRLQDRFGALLAMVVSGFLAWVTWAKAGSTADYGDITAMLGIPLAPFVYFMAVMLALDAVCHAANFFRAGPATGSHTP from the coding sequence ATGAAATACCTGAATTGCGCCATCGTGGCGGCGCTGAAGGCCATCGCCGTGACCAGCCTGTGCGGCATGAGCCTGCTTACCGTGGTCGACGCGGCAGGCCGCTATCTGCTGAACCGGCCCATTATCGGATCGGTCGAGCTGGTCGAGCTGATGATGATCGCGGTGATCTTTTCCAGCATCCCCCTGATGACCCGCGCGCGCGGCCACATCACGGTGGACGGGTTCAGCCATCTTTTTTCGGCCCGCGCCATACGCCTGCAAGACCGGTTCGGCGCGCTGCTCGCGATGGTGGTCAGCGGCTTCCTGGCCTGGGTGACCTGGGCCAAGGCCGGCAGCACCGCCGACTACGGCGACATCACCGCCATGCTGGGCATTCCGCTCGCCCCGTTCGTCTACTTCATGGCGGTCATGCTTGCCCTGGATGCCGTCTGCCACGCGGCCAATTTCTTTCGCGCCGGACCCGCCACAGGAAGCCACACGCCATGA